The sequence CAAGGCAGGAAAACACGAAATGCTCCATTAAATATGATGTTGATCGGCAAGTCCAGCTCATTACTTCGTTAGTGATGCTTTCGGTCATGAAAAGTTAATTGATTTAAGGTTTGGGCATTAATTTACAAGTCTGGTGGtactcatttttgaattttttattgTGGATCAGTTTGTTTCAATATCAGAACATTTGAAACTGTGTTGCATTAGCTTTTGCATTTTCATGGCAAGGAAATGTTAAATGTCCCATTAAATTTGAGGTCAAACAACATATGAATAAAACGTTCCCACTTCATGACATTGTTCGTGATGCTTTCagtcatgaaaaaaacagatttatggtTTGAACTTGAAATTTCATCATGTTTGCAAGAATGTGTGTCTGAAAACCACAGTTACTCACAAGTTAATCCCTGAAAACTGCTTCATTTAAGCTAACCTAGTGGACAGATTTGTTTGCTATAAGCTTCTGCACACTACAGCTCTGTTCCAACAACAGCTCCTTTAATGACGCTGAAAAACAGACCACTCATGCAAGTTTACATTCTTTGATATGCATAATCCGATAATAAGTGTTTGCCTGGAAACTAAACCAAGAACATCCTGAAGAACAAACTCCAGCAGACCTTTGATACAGCTTGTTGCAAACAACCTGCAGCTCAGACTTTTTTGAAAGCACTGAATAACTTTCCAGCCCTGTGGCCTTCTGAATagttgaataaaataaagttgttgaCACCACTCACCCAGTTCTTCCTCCGTCAGAGGTAAATACTGCTCCACCAGACTCTCAGATGTACTGAGGGCCGTGTCCACTCCGCTGCTGACCAGCTGGGCCACTTTGCTTTCAAGCACTGTGCTCACGCTCCCACTGACCACAGCCTTGGTCTTCTCCATCCTGTCCTGCACAACGCCCACGACGCTGGTCAGAGTGTCTGAGACTGTCCCCTTGGCCTCGGACACTCGGCCCGTCATCACATCTTTAGCGGTGGTTACCACATCCTTGGCGCTGGAAACAATCTGGTTGGAAGacataaaatgcttttttttttttttttttttaatgattaaagCAAAAGTGGGTGTTAAAGGCTGGTGAGAGAACAGAAGTTGTGAAAGACGGGACATAGGTCATGACTGATACTGAGTAGAGATTAGTCCACATCAATGTTATGCAATTTGACTTGCTGGTGAAAGCAGTGCAGACCTGATCCGAGGGCTGGTGGAGAATTGGCAGAGTTTTCTCAATCTTGTCCAAACCTTTACATGCCAGGTCATTGGCGATggcaactacaaaaaaaaagaagaaattaggCAAGCTGAAATGAAGATATAACTAcacttactgtgaaaatactaTAGAGAAAACTAATCAAATGTTCCTAAGTACACATCCAAGCTGTATTACAAGTTCTGTGCTTCATTGCTGGGTGATTCCACTAACTAGGTGAAAGATCACGATGAGCAAGAGGCAGCAGCCTGACCTGAACTTCCTGTTTCAAGCTCTGCCTGCATGACTCTGCTGGTCAGAGTGCAGCTATCCTTACAGTTTCACTACGACTGGATGCAGATGGACACTGAGCTCTTACGCTGAGGTTCCAGCTTGTCGATGATGGGCGAGGCGGTGGTGAGGGCCACAGAGGTGAGGGTCCGGACTCCCTGCTCGGCAGCTTCACACACGGTCCTGATGTACGGGTGGTTGTCTTTGGTGTTGGAGTAGACGCTGGAAACCAAGCCGTAAGTAGAAATAACCAGAGGGAGGCTGGTCACCCGCTCTAACACACTCTGAGGGGCAACAGAAAGAGATTTAGTACACCGATGGTACGTTTGTGTTCAGCTACAATAAAAAACTCCTTTCATGAACACCTACATTCACATTTTAACTTGGgtgtgcatgttttttggaccagaGTGTATTTGAACTGATTTCAATACAGGCTACGagcttaaaaatgactaaactaCAAGATTGTTGCTAAATAAATGCCATTAGTTTCTATGTACAGATAACACATGTTCATTATTTTTGATTCTTCTTATACAGTTGATTATCAGTTTCTATGTACAGAGAACATGTCAGCcaactttttttaatttatgtttgaCACTGACTATTGCAAAAACAAGGAATTCATTTCTCTATATAGAAAACCCATAAGCCACTTCTActattgccaaaaaaactcaATTTGTTTCTATACGGAGACAACAAAGCTAgttttgactttgttttctACACAGTTTTATTATTGCCCCAAATCCTTATactttatattttacaaaataccAATTTCACTTCCCCAATTGTCTTTCACATCTGAATTACAGCCAAcaaaaatgagcccaaactCACTGTATAACTCACCTGATTTGAGATAACTTCAGCTGCTGCCATTTCTGCTCAGTGTAATCCCAGAGAGAGAAAATCAAGCGTTTCTGTCGAAGAAAACAACTACATCAGTTTCTAAGCAAACTCTCAAAAGTTGAGAGTAAATAAACAGTTACTTCCGTATTCTAGTTACACGTTCTTAACGCTATAACTTAATGAAACCTCAAATGAGGTTTCATAAGGCTAATATAAGGTCCCactgttataaaaaaaaaataaactaaaattaaataaattaaagcgCAAACTTACCGAGTAAAATCTACTATTTCCACTCTGTAAATGAGCTGACTGATGCTGCGTCCAGAGTGCAGCAGCTATTCTTATAGGCTGGAGTTATCGCGAGATTTAGTACACTGTGTTGACGTAAGCGACAGTAATGTTTGTAGGTCAAAGGTAAAAGAGGTAAAAGTTGATTCTGGTGGGGGAATTCCTCTGAAATCAGCTTTCACAAGCACTGACACACTTCAGCACTCTGATTTCATACAGTTTCATcagtctgtcacatttttctgatCAAAATAGAAAAGTTAAGATTTTCTTTAAACTTCAAATGAAGACCTGTATATTAAAATCAACATTATTTGACATTAATTTTAATTCTAAAACTATAAGCGTATCTAATTATACCTCAGGAGTATTATCAATCAATATAAACTTGTCCCTAACTCATAACATtaactgtattttatatttttgatgttaCTCTTTGTTTAGTTACAACTTAACTGCTtgataacacacacaaatgatttTAGATTATTGTTTTTAGATAGTTGTTATTATTGACACTTAATTTAAAACTGACTGacaaaagctgtaaatttgcTATAACATTATTATCACTGATATTTAAAATCCGAACAGAAAAGCAATGTAAAATCGCAAATTTTACAGGGATTTGACACTGGCTAACAATtaaagctagctagctagtgctacagcaagcatACAGCAATAATGCCAATAGCTTAACATAAAATCAGCTAGTTAGCACTTTTTTTAgacagatgatgtttttttcttttttaattaattaatgaattaattattattgttgttttaccaTTGGTTAGCTGTTATGTTGCTGTTTTAGATAATGGTGAATAGAATTTAGCAACAATCTAGGCTAAAGTAAAATCATATCAGGGTGTGTCTTTCCTCAAAAGTCCTACTGTTACACATTATCACATTACAGAAAAGGAGTGgcatcatttttttgttcaaactaaTGGAAAATCCTCCATATGACTCTtatgtaaacagaaaaaaagtttgttGTGCTTATTTATATAATACGACACAGAcactccttttctttccctggTTTTCCCTATAGGGCTGCGCTAAGCTGCTTAGGGGCCCCGGGACAAAAATTCTGTGAGAACCTTTTGACCCTTTCTTCTTTCCATTCTCAGTACAGTGCACTAACAAGTATGTCATGACATCGTAATTAGATTTTAACCAAGGCGCCAGAAAACAACCAATGCTTTATCTGACCCTCATAAAGTgggcaatatcacttaaatgtcaaatgattcaaatttgTATCCTTTCTCGGTAGCTGCATGATTTCTAAGTTGACAAATATAGTATCTCCTCTTATTAACAATCAAAAGTAACTGCTTTCAAATTACTGTATTCACAACACACGACACAAAACTGAGTACAACTAGGATTTGCAAATAAAATGAGCCATAGTACCACGAATGAGGCCTACAACCTCGTTTCAAATGATGGCTGCCGAATAATAGAACTTGCCTTTAAAGTTGCCTGAAAATGgattaattaatcatttttaatgatAATAAACTCAACCATTTGACACATTGAAGTCAAACTTTTAACATTTGGGACCAGACATTCAGTCTCAACCAGGTTTAGATTGGATTAGCTTCAATTCACATAACTTACATGTCCTCTGGACCAGTTTGTCATTGCAGAAAGCACTAAGAAGTGATGCACTGGGTCAAGAACACCACTGTTCGTagcataaaaatatgaaaatacaaaatcagGGGCTCTTTTGGGATATGGTTAGTGGTTAGTCAAGATGAAAACATATTCATGGCtccatttcattttaatggaaGTTCTTAGGATtgttcagctgctgctgtctttaaATATGAGACTTTTTATCAATACATTGACAAAAAGATTAATCCATGTGTTAAATGCATAAAAGATAAGAGATCTTTAAATTTCATCTTTGCATTTTGACAATTCGTTGAAATCAAGGCTGATAATGGACAGCATAagatatttaaccctcgtgtcgtccggtgggtcaaattgacctgttttaaagtttgaaaatgtggaaaaaaatatattttcactgtgaaacttctgatgttcacattttcaacatttctaggaaattttggaacattttttggtggaaaaaaaatgtttcttaagaacattcacaaaaaatcaaccaaaatccagcgaattttgctggattttggttgatttttttgtaaatgttcttaagaaaatattagaagttttactgatatacatgttatccatctatccattatctatacacagcttaatcctcactagggtcatggggggggctggagtctatcccagctgactcaggtgaaggcaggggacaccctagacaggtcaccagtctgtcacagggctacatacaaagacaaacaagcactctcacattcacacctacgggcaatttagaatgatcaattaacctcagcatgtttttggactgtgggaggaagccggagtacccggagaaaacccacgcatgcacagggagaacatgcaaactccatgcagaaagatcccgggaaagccgggacgcgaaccagggatcttcttgctgcaaggcgaaagtgctaaccactacgccactgtgcaggaTATACATGTTaacactttagattttttttttttttacttttagatttttactcatttttctgaaaatatttacaattttttggtggatttatatatatatatatatatatatatatatatatatatatatatatatatatatatatatatatatatatatatatatatatatatataaaaaataaatttttaagggaaacttttaaggaattattggaattttcttcctcaagattttgcaaattttcagaaatttggggattttttttgctgaatttttaaaaaattttttcagacaaggaaacaatattttttggtgcctgtaaatgaagacaacaggagggttaaatagttCTGACTGTATAtccatccaaaacacacatgcagcgaagatgaaaagaaaagctttttttctgcaggacactaataaaatcattttattcatttcatttgcaCTGAAGTaggtttttgcattttgtattatATCGCAAAACAGAAACCACCAGGTGTTATTCAGGCATCCCCTGAAGCCTGTTTCAAAGTGCAGTGCTAATTACAACATAAAAAAGTAAGTCATTTTGTAgttatgtgtttttttacattatgaATGTTCAGATGAGTATTaaattgaacacaaaaagtcaTCCCAGTTCATTTTAATCCACTGTTTCCTCACAATGGATAGAAGCAATGCAATTTATGAGAAAAACCTGACCCAGACAACACCTCTCTTAATTAATTTCTGCCTATTTTCATGGCTTGAATAGAGCCATACGTAGCAGATAAACAGGCTTGTGTTTGCCAGTAGCTCATCAGAGCCAGATGTGTGGCTCTGGTTCTAATTTGAGagcttctctgtgtttttctccaTGTGTCAGTgcttatttctatttttgcttgtgttattaaaaaaatgaattaggTGTTAATGCAGTGTCTCTGGATGCTCCACATTTGGAGGCCAGATGAGGAAACCTGGGCTCAGTTCAGATTCTTCAGTTTGCCGACGCATCGGGGTTCTGGATTGTGTTGATGAACCTTTTGGGTCCCGTTTATCCGCCTTTATGCAACTCAAATAGGCCCCATATGAAAATGTTGGCGGCAGTAAACCACAGTCACTGAGATTCTGTCTGAGGGAAGATGAAAGTTTTAAAATTAGTTCTGATTCACTGAAGAACTCCAATGAAGAAATTCTATGTAAATAACTGAGAGTGTGATGAAAGTGTTCAGCAGTAGACGAACTTTCTCACACGTACATGCAGTCAGACACCACGTTGTACTGGACGTTGATCAGATCATATTTTATTGTGCACGTCATGTTCTACTAACTGCTGTGATCAGCCTTTGTGTGGTGTGATGGCAACAAAGTCCACCGGTTGATCAAGAACGATGCCATGATGAAGTCATGACTCATCAGGGTGACTTGATGAACTCTATCAGGCTTTCAGAGCTGCTCAATCGGCTcacagtttttctttgtaaGTGCAATAATTTATATGTATTATGGACCTTGAATGTTGGCACGAGTGGTTCCAAATCATCattaaagtccctctccagtCATTTATTAaccccctaaaaactcatcccTGTGTATTAAAGTTACATATTCAGAAGTTTTTCCCATAAGAATaatctctttcttttttacttaTAAAACATTGCCTGtatgaatctgtatttttgaagcTGTCATCAAtacgctgcagtttcaaggtgggaatgctcagccatggtgttttttattttgtcttcttgcatataacaaataaaacactatttagaataaacaaacacattttaaaaatgtaaaaatccatGAAAAACAGTGGAAATCTGGCTGCAAGAGTGCcagaaaaatgtgtgaaatggcTTAATAgggaaaataataacaaatatctgtaaaagaaaaaaagtacattttttttagctgatttaaatacaataaaacggTGTCATTTAATGATCACACATAAAAAGAACTAATTTGTGTCTGTTAAAGTAAAGATTTTGGTGGCTTGTTctttaacacagaaaaaaattgtgttttttgttgttgtttttacagtttgcaaaaatgctgattttttattcatgtacagTTCTGACCTTTAACATATGAATCAATacttattttttgtgattttactagatattatgtgtaatttaacaaactgacaaaaatctgcaaataacaattttaaaaaatccttaatatacataattttctttctcataCTGGcaattgttaatttattttt comes from Amphiprion ocellaris isolate individual 3 ecotype Okinawa chromosome 23, ASM2253959v1, whole genome shotgun sequence and encodes:
- the plin2 gene encoding perilipin-2 isoform X2 encodes the protein MAAAEVISNQSVLERVTSLPLVISTYGLVSSVYSNTKDNHPYIRTVCEAAEQGVRTLTSVALTTASPIIDKLEPQLAIANDLACKGLDKIEKTLPILHQPSDQIVSSAKDVVTTAKDVMTGRVSEAKGTVSDTLTSVVGVVQDRMEKTKAVVSGSVSTVLESKVAQLVSSGVDTALSTSESLVEQYLPLTEEELELEAKTEKGADAKQPSYYIRLGCLSTKLRRRAYTTAVARIQEGKQRSMEFISELNSTFELKIAERTRRVPRRHGGPLVAVRRRVMKQRSSSLAPWPWHIPSPSSSRPPAWSWSPACRVSPTTSSRRRSPSATRPCRCTAASAEPGFWESFPTACWPAAKLSCAK